The DNA window CTGGTGGCACCACCCAAAAGGGCAAAGTAATCAATCAAAAGCTAAAAGGCAGAATCAATAATGTCGTCGGTAATCCATCGATAAAGCGAGCTGTTCATTGGAATAGCTTTATGATTGAAACAGGGATTACAGAGTTGTACGTATACTGGTGTAGTGAGGCCCAGCCGCAATCTGTAGAAGGCAGCATTTATAACTATCTGAATGCGAATGGACTCGCATATCCTGTTCTTAATAGAAGACTTGGCCGACCACCTGTCATAATCGAGTAGTTCTACGCGACAGCTCGCGTCTGCGTAAGCATAAACGGAGATTCACTGTAGCCGTAGTACGAATTATCAAAATTACACCGGGCATGGCGTTCGTATTCGTCGGCCGAATCGTACACCCGGACCCGGTCTATGTATCTACGCTGCTCAGTAGTCAGTCGGGCAAACAGAACGTCGATGATCGTATCTGATTTGTCAACGCAGTTGAACGAATTGACGATTGTGGGGGCACTGACACCCAAAATGTATGAGTGCTCAATTAGGCCCGGATAGGCAGGTGCTAAACCAAACCGGTCTACAACAAGCCCGTTTATACGTTCATCCTTGAACGCTTTCCCTATAATGTCAAGTAGTGTCTGAATATCCATTCTCGTCAAGACAAGGAGCGAGGCTACGGAAACAGCACACTTAGCGTACCGACGATGAGGGCGAGGCCGAACAGAATCAGCAGGCCGATGAGAAAAGTGCGGCCGGGGCCACCGGCGTTGGGCGATTTGGGGGATGACATACGCAGAAACGTTAAGGACGGCTGGCGGATGCCGGGCCGAATTTAGTACCAAAGAAATCACCAGCGTTCCAGACCGGACGGGCGTCGGCCTGCGCGGTGAGGTAGCCGATCAGAAACTGGAGTTGCGCATGGCGTCCGGCGGCTGTCCAGTCGAAGGGCTGATTCATGTCGTCCTGTGGCGTGTGGTAGATCGTAGCCCGCCAGTCGAGGTTGAGTTTAGTACCGTCGCGGGAGTCGCCGGTGGTTGAGCCGCTTTTGATGTAGATCGCCGGGATACCCTGCCGCACAAAACTGAAATGGTCGGAGCGCATGAATACCGCCTGTTCGGGAATCGGGTCGGGTGCGATTTTCACACCGACGAACCGGGCCGCCGTATTCACCGACCGGCCCATGCTCGAATGCTGCGCCCCGTAAGGGACAATGTCGAGCAGGGGGTGGAAGAAAAACGGCATATCGAGTGTCAGGTTGGCGATGATCTTGTCTTTCGAAACGGTCGGGTTGCTGGCGAAATAGTCGGAACCGAGCAGGCCCATCTCCTCCCCGGTCACCCCCACAAACAAAATCGACCGGCGCGGAGCCGTGGGCAGCGACGCCAGCAGCCGGGCCGTTTCAAGGTTTATCGCCGTTCCCGACGCGTTGTCGTGGGCACCGTTGAAAATCGAATCACCCTTCACCGGCCGACCGACACCCAGATGGTCGAGGTGCGACACGTAGACGACGTATTCGTTTTTCAGCACCGGGTCGGAGCCGGGCAATACAGCCACCACGTTTTCGCCAATCAGTCCGTCGTTCTGTTCGGTATCAGTATGCGCTTTTACCGACAGCGGTAGGGCAACGGGCGTGATGGCTCCCTTCCGCGTCTGCGTGATGGCATCCATAAATGAGACGGGCGCGCCGTCGAACAGGAGCCGGGCGGTGGAATCGCTCAGCGCCCCAACAACGCGCAACTCCGGATATGTGCGCTGGGCTTTCCCGTTGGCGTCGGTCCAGCGGTAAGTAGCCTGCCGGGCGCGGGGTGATGCCGCCATGATCCGCGACCCAACGTCCGACGGCAGGCTGAACGTCAGCAAACCAACGGCACCATGCGCTGCGGCCAGTTCTGCCTTTGCGGACCCAAAGTAGGCCCGTTCGTTCGATGGAAAACTAGCCGGTGCGCCGTTGACACACACAACGATTTTACCTTTGACGTCGACGCCCTTGTAATCGTCGTGGCCTAGTTCGGGTGCGTCGATGCCGTACCCCATGAATACCAGCGGGGCCGACACGTCGCTGGTTTGACTGCCGAAGTTGGGACTCAGTACGTACTGTTTGCCGTAAGTCATGGGCAAGTCGCGGCCGTTGCGCACGAACGTCAGGTTGCTACGGTCTTCGCGCACCTGCGCCCGACGCAGCGGCACCGCCTGCCGGTAGGTTCCCTTCTCCCCCGCGGGTTTGAAGCCGAAACTTTTCAACTGGTCCTGCACGTAGCGAGCCGCCATCTCGTAGCCTTCTGTACCCGGCTTGCGGCCTTTCAGCTTGTCGTCAGACAGGTAGCGCATATGGGCTTCGATGTTCTGCGGCTGCACCGACTTGGCCGTTTGCTGAATCGCCACGGGCAGGCTGTCGGTGGTGGTCTGCGCCTGTACCTGATTTGTCAGTAATCCAGCCAGCAGTAAGAGCGTTGATCTGTTGAGCACGTTGAGAAACGGGTTTTCAGTATACAGTTTTCAGTAGTGCCGACGCGAACGGTTCCGTAGTGTCGACACAGTTTGCCCTCCGCCGTAAACAGAAAACCGTAAACTGCCTACCGAACCTTACCCCCTTGCCAGCGCGAACGGGACGGGTTTGTCGAACACGTCGGCGAGGGCGACGCGGGCTGCGTGGTAGCCGCACATACCGTGGACACCACCGCCCGGCGGGGTCGAGGACGAACAAATATACAACCCATCCGCCGAGGTTTTGTACGGCGACAGGCTGATGACGGGTCGGGTGAAGAGTTGCCCGATGTCGATTATACCGCCGTTGATGTCGCCCCCGATGTAGTTTGGGTTGTAGGCTTCCATCTGTTCGGTGTTCATTGTGTGGCGCGACAAAATCCGGTCGCGGAAACCGGGCGCAAACCGTTCAATCTGCCGCTCGATGATGTCGGTTTGATCGACGGTAGAGCCGTTGGGTACGTGGCAATACGCCCAGACGGTGTGTTTCCCATCGGGGGCGCGGGTATCGTCGAACAGGCTTTGCTGCGCCAGCAGGACGTACGGTTTATCCGGATGTTTACCGTCGGCTACGGCCTGCTCGCCCGCCGTAATCTCTTCGAGCGTACCACCTAGGTGAATCGTTCCGGCCTGCCGACAGTCGGCGTTGGTAAACGGAATCGGCCCGTCGAGTGCCCAGTCGACTTTGAACACGCCGAAGCCGTAGCGATAGTTTTCGAGTTGTTTGCGGTACAGGGCCGAAAAGCGATCACCGGTAATCTGGAGAATCTGCTTCGGCGTCAGGTCGAACAGCACGGCCCGCGCCGGGGGAATGTCGGCCATCGAGCGCACCATCCGGTCGGTTTCAATCGTCCCACCGATAGATTTGAAGTAGCCCGCCAGTGCGTCGGCGATGCGCTGCGACCCACCAATCGGAATCGGCCAGTTGTGCAGGTGTCCGGCCGCCAGCAGCACGAGTGCAATCGCCGATGTGGTCAGGTTAGTCAGTGGCTGAATGGAGTGCGCGGCCATGCCAGCAAACAGCGCCTGCGCTTCTTCGGTCTGAAACCGCTTCGTCAGTAGCGTAACCGGCGGCACGGCACTAACCCCGAAACTCGCCATATCGATGGGGTGCTCCGGCCAGCGTAGTGGCCCCAGCACGTCGCCCGCCATCGTCGGCCAGTCGTTTACGATGGGTCCCATCAGCCTGGCGTATGTTTCGCTATCGACACCCAGCCCGGCAGCAGTATCGGCCACCGACCCGCGCAGGACAGCCGCCCGCCCCCCATCGAGCGGGTGGGCAGCGGCAATCGGCGGATTGGCGAACGTCAGGCCAAAGTCAGCCAATGGCAGGGTCTGAAAAAAGGGCGAACCGGCTCCCAACGGGTGTATCGCCGAGCAGATGTCGTGGTGAAAGCCGGGCAGCGTCAGTTCAGCCGTCCGCATCCCACCCCCAACGGTCGGTTTGCCTTCCAGCAGTAATACACCCAACCCGGCGCGTTGCAGCGTGATAGCCGCGCTCAACCCATTCGGCCCCGACCCGACAACAACGGCATCGTAGTTCATACTGTTGAGTTTAATGGTCAATGTCTAAGGTTTAAGGTTGTTCCTTACCATGTAAACCCGTTATTCGCTCAAGTGATTGAGCCGTCCATCACAATAAAAATCAACACTAGCCGCACAGAGAACACAGAGCATTAAAGCATTCTTCGTGTTCTCTGTGCCTCTGTGTTAAAAAAACTTACAGCGGAATGTTTCCGTGTTTTTTCTTCGGCATGGCCGCTACCTTGTTTTTGAGCATCCCGAATGCCCGGATTAGCTTTTTGCGGGTGTCGGCGGGCATGATGACCTCGTCGATGTAGCCCCGGTTTGCGGCCCGATACGGGTTGGCGAATTTCTCCGTGTAGTCGAGCACTTTCTCCTGAAGCTTGGCCTGCGGGTCGGCAGCCTCGGCGATTTCGCGCTTGAAAATGATCTCGGCGGCACCACTCGCCCCCATCACGGCAATCTCGGCACTCGGCCACGCGTAGTTCAGGTCGGCCCCGATGTGCTTGGAGTTCATCACGTCATACGCCCCGCCGTAGGCTTTGCGGGTGATGACCGTCACGCGCGGCACGGTGGCTTCGCAGAACGCGTAGAGCAGTTTGGCCCCGTTGCTGATGATACCGTTCCACTCCTGATCGGTACCGGGCAGGAAACCGGGAACGTCTTCCAGCACCAGCAGCGGGATGTTGAAGCAGTCGCAGAAGCGTACGAACCGGGCGGCTTTGGTGCTGGCATTGCTGTCGAGGACACCCGCCAACACCGCCGGTTGATTACCCACGACGCCGATGCTCCGCCCGGCAATCCGCGCGAAACCAACGACGATGTTCTCCGCGTAATTCTTGTGCACCTCCATAAAACTCCCCATGTCGACCAGCTCGTCGATCACCTCACGCATGTCGTACGGCTGGTTGGCACCGGCCGGAATCAGACTGTCGAGGGCCGGGCGGCTTTCGTCGGTCGACTCGTAGGGCAGGCGAATGGGGTCGTCTTCGCAGTTCTGCGGGATGTAGCTGAGCAATTGCTTGAGCTGCTGGATACAGGCCAGTTCGTTGGCGCAGGCGAAGTGCGTCACGCCCGACTTGGTACTGTGGGTACTGGCCCCACCCAGCTCTTCGGCCGTCACCTCTTCGTGGGTTACGGTCTTGACCACGTTCGGCCCCGTCACGAACATGTAGCTCGTGTGCTCGACCATGAAAATAAAGTCGGTGATGGCCGGGCTGTACACGGCCCCACCCGCACACGGTCCCATAATCGCCGACAGCTGCGGGATCACGCCCGATGCTTTGGTGTTGCGGTAAAAAATATCCGCGTATCCCGCCAGCGACAGCACGCCCTCCTGAATCCGGGCACCGCCGGAGTCATTCAGCCCAATGATGGGTGCGCCGTTCTGCATAGCCAGGTCCATCAGCTTACAGATTTTTTCGGCGTGCGTTTCCGACAAAGCACCGCCAAACACGGTAAAGTCCTGCGCGAAAACGTACACAAGCCGCCCCTCCACGGTGCCGTAGCCCGTCACGACGCCGTCGCCGAGGTAGTGCTCTTTGTCGAGGCCGAAATCGCGGGTGCGGTGCATGACGAACTTACCGATTTCTTCAAACGACCCATCATCGACCAGCAGGGCGATGCGTTCGCGGGCGGTCAGCTTGCCTTTAGCGTGCTGGGCGTCGATGCGTTTTTGCCCCCCGCCGAGTTCGGCTTCGGCGTTCTTCTGGGCCAGCAGTTCAGGTTTTGTTGGCTTATGATTGGTTGTTTGTGCTGTCGTGTCGGAGGATGCGGGCTGCATAGACTGGGTTTGGAAAAGCTAAATCGTTATTGGCAAAGTTAATTTTTACCGACTGAATCCAACGGTTCCACCCGATTTTGTATCATCGTGTCGTAGCCAGTTAGCCCTGTTTTTATGCGAATACGTTACCTCACCGCGTTGCTTACTGGACTATGCCTACAGACGGCTTTGGGGCAGGATTCAACGCTTACGTACAATCACCCGTCGCGCTTTGTCCTGAAACTGTCTCCGCTTGCTGTGCTCGATCAGGACGCAACGCTACAGGCCGGGCTGGAGTACCGGACCGGTCGCCGAACGTCGGTGCAGGCGGAACTAGGTTACGGGGGTAAGAATCTGTCGCCGTTCCAGAGCGACATCAAGAAATTTGCGGATGCCGAAGTCTGGCGCGGCCGGGCCGAGGTCCGGTTCTACCTGGGCCGCTACCGCACCAACCGCAAACAGGGCATTGCGATTCGGAGCGATTTTCCGCTGGGCAACTACTGGGCAGTCGAGGGGTTGTTCAAGCAAACTAACGTCACCACGGCCGAATACATTGGTCAGCCTGATCCCGTGACGCGCGTATCAACCATCATCTATCCCCACAATATCCGCCGGTATGTCGCCGGTTCGCACATCAAGTTTGGGCGGCAGTTCGCTTTTTATGATCCGCACCGACGCGTCTTCTCGCGGGCGCTGCTCGACGTTTATTGGGGTGTGGGAGTGCGGCTGATTACCAATCAGGGGGCGGACCAGCTGACGGTAGAAACCTGCGGCTGTGGCTTCGGGCGTTCATTTACCCGCCGGGGCATAACCCCTGCCCCCAGCCTGTCGCTCGGCCTGAAACTGGGTTTTGCGCTCTGACGCCGTTTGCTGACCTTTGCCATACGCTCTTTCCCGTTTGCTGCTTGGGTCGTTTTCTGCTATACGCGCTACTTCTGCTTACTACCAAAATTGGGTTCGCCCAAACGCTGGGTGGGCAGCGCGTTTTTTCGTTTCTCGACCTGCCGACCCACGCCCGTGTGGCCGCGCTTGGCGGACAGGTAGCGACGGCCACGCAGCCCAGCGCACCCTATTTTCAGAACAACCCCGCCCTCGCCGACTCCCTGCCGACTAATCAGTTGTCGATCAGCCTGATGCCGTATCTGGCTGCGGCAAAGTATTACACGCTGCAATACGGGTTACCCGTCAAACCCCGCACCGACCGCCGGACAAGCTGGTCCGTAGGCATGCAGTACCTGAGTTACGGGCAGTTCGACTTGACCGACCCGGCGGGGAACAAGCTCGGCACGTTTACCGCCAACGACTACGCCCTCGGCCTGACCCACGCCCGTACGGAAGGCAATTTCACACTCGGCGCGACGATCAAGGCGGTCGGTTCGTCCATCGAAACGTATTCCGCTTTTGGCCTGCTGGCTGATTTCGGTGGGGTATGGCGGCACCCGAAACGCGAACTGACGTTTGGCCTGACGGCAAAAAACGTGGGTTACCTGTTTAAAAACTACGGCCCGGCCAACGCCGACCTCCCCTTCGATTTGCAGGCGGGTGTTACGGTCAAGCCGCTCCACGCACCCATTCGGCTGACGCTCACGGCCCACCATCTCCAACGCTTCGACATCGCCTACAACGACACGAACCTGAACGTTCGCTACGACCTGAGCGGTAACCCCATCCCGACGAGTATCAGCACAGTTGAAAAAGTGGCCCGGCACCTGAGCATCGGAGCGGAACTGCTGCTGAGCCGGAACGTGCAGTTGCTGGTTGGCTATAATCACCAGAAACGACAGGAAGGCCGCCTAACGACGGGCAGCGGCCTGGCGGGCATCTCGTTTGGCGCAATGGTGCAGGCGCGGGGTTTTCAGCTTACCTACGCCCGTTTTTCAGCCGCCCCCACCGCCGGAACCAGCCAGCTTTCGCTCAGCATCGACATCAACCGGTTTTTGCGGTAGTTTTTTAGTAGAGACGCGACCCTTCGCGTCTCAGCACCCGGATGGTACACCGCCGGATGGCATTGCTGACGCGCGCTGAGACGCGAAGGGTCGCGTCTCTACTAAAAACAGACGTCAACCGGTTGCTGCGGTAGTTTACACCAACCAACAAAAAAGGCCAGCCGATTGCTCGGACTGGCCTTTTTTGTCTCCGGCAGCTTCCAGCTGTCGGGCCGCGACAGCGGCCAACAAATTAGCATAACAAATAAGCCTACGGCTCAACAGCTGGAAGCTGTCTGAGACATACAGTCTACTGTCCTGCCCGTTTCATCAGCGCGTCGCGCGAGAGGGTGATGAGATGGCCGACGGGTTTTCCGGCGCGGTACGTAACGACGCGTAGGGTAATGGGGCCGTCGGGGAGCGCGACGGGCTGCGTGTATTTGGTCGAAAACTGGTCGGGCATGGTGTCGTCGGTGCTGTAGTAGATGGTCAGACCCGGAATTTCACCCGCCATGTTGAGCATCAGTTTATCACCGTTCATGCTGGTTTTCACGATGGCGTCGTAGACCGCTTTCGAGTGGTTGATCTGCGCGACGTCAGCACGGTCGAAATGGTTTTCCATCCGCGTTACGAAGTCGGGCCAGTTGCGGGCGGCCTTCGGCGACCAGTATACCTCCGACAAGGCCCAGCTGCGCGGGTACAGCATGTATTCGGCGTAGCGCAGGTTCGGAATCTGCTCGGTCCAGAGGTTGCCCTGCCCACCCAGAATGTACTTCGCATCGACGCCATCGGGCACGGGGTCATAGTTGTAGCTCGTCTGCGTCCGCAGCGTCGCGTAGATCGGCGGGTCGACGGAATTATCGCCCTGATTGTAGTCGAGGTAGGCGAAGGTGGTGGGCGTCATCACGACGTTGTGCCCCATCTGTGCCGCTTCGATACCGCCTTTGATACCCCGCCAGCTCATCACCGTTGCCGTCGGCGAGATGCCGCCTTCCAGAATCTCATCCCAGCCCAGGAACTTCTTGCCTTTAGCCGCCAGAATCTTCTCGACCCGACCCATGAAGTAGCCCTGCAAATCCTCCACGTGGTGGATGTTGAGTTTCTTCATCAGCGCCTGACAGCCGGGGTCCTGCGCCCAGTAGCCCTTGTAACATTCGTCGCCCCCGGCATGGATGTATGGATTGGGAAACAGCGCGGCCACTTCCGTAAAGACCTTATCCAGAAAGACATACACGTTCTCGTCTGATGGGTTGAGCGTGTTCTCGACTTTCATCTTGAACGTGCCGTTGCCGTACCAGTCGGCGAAGTTGGTGCCGGGGTTGACGCTTACCTGCTGCTTCGTGCAGCTTAGTTCGGGGTAAGCCGCCAGTGCCGCCATGCTGTGGCCGGGGATGTCGATTTCGGGAACAATCGTCACGTTGCGGTCCTGCGCGTACCAGACAATCTCGCGAATGTCGTCCTGCGTGTAAAAGCCGCCGTAGGGTGTTGGCTCACCGGGTTTGGGGTCGGCCCGGTCGCCGAAGTGCCCCGTGCGGGCCACGCGAAACGCACCGACGCTGGTCAGTTTGGGCAGCGATTTGATCTCGATACGCCAGCCGTTGTCGTCGGTCAGGTGCCAGTGAAAGGTGTTGTATTTGAGGGCGGCAATCTGGTCGATAAACGATTTAACGTCTTCCTTGGGGAAGAAATGACGGCTCACGTCGAGCATGATGCCCCGCCAGCCGAAGCGCGGGTAATCGGTAATCTGCACGGCCGGAATCGTCCAGTTGGTGCTGACCGCCGTTTTGCTGCCAATCTCTTTGGGCAGCAGCTGCGTCAGCGTCTGCGCCCCGTAGAACAGCCCGGCGGGTTTGTTGGCCGTGATACGAACGCCCTTCGTCGTAGCGTTCAGGGTGTAGCCTTCGTCGCCAAGTTTCGCGTCGGGCGTGGTGTTGATTTCCAGTTGAATACTACCTGACGTACCGGATTTTGGGGTGATCGAAAAACCCGTCGGGCCGTTCAGTTGCTTTGCCAGCAGGTCGGCCGTGGCTTTACCAGCGGGCTGATTGTACTGAATACTGGTGGAGTTGGTCAGGCGGTACGTACCGGATTTGGTCTGAACGCTGACGGGTTGCGGAATCAGGTGAATGGGGGTCTGAGCCTGGGCAACGGTAATACCGAGGGCCAGTACCAGCATACGGGTAAGCTGCATAATGAGGAAATAGATAAGGGTCGACTGGCCCGGTTGAGTCGGGCCGCTCAAAAATAACAGATTTGCCCCAACCCTACCGCCCCACGACAAAATCCGGGATGTTGGACACATTTTCGGGTTTCTGATGTTAGACTACAAACACCAACTCATCGTACAATACCGAGTCAATGACTGAATTACTGAAAGACCTTACCCCCCGGCAGATCGTTGCCGAACTTGACCAGTACATTATCGGCCAGCACGACGCCAAACGCAACGTGGCTATCGCCCTGCGTAACCGCTGGCGCCGGATGAACAGTCCGGCCGATATGCAGCACGAAATAACCCCGAATAATATCCTGATGATCGGCGCAACGGGCGTTGGCAAGACCGAGATTGCCCGGCGGCTGGCCCGCATCGCCGACGCCCCGTTTGTGAAAGTCGAAGCGTCGAAATTTACCGAAGTCGGCTACGTCGGGCGCGACGTGGAGAGCATGGTACGCGATCTGGTCGAACAGGCCGTCAATATGGTCCGCACGGCCAAGAAAGAAGAAGTGAAAGTACGGGCGCAGCAGAACGTGGAAGACGCCATTCTCGACATTCTGATCCCGCCCGTTAAATCAGCCAGCCCGGCGACGAGCACAATCGGATTCGACGGAAACGCCAGTTCGTCGGACTCCGAGCTTAACGAACGGACGCGCGAGCGGTTCCGCGAAAAAATCCGCTCCGGCGAGATGGACGACCGCAAAATCGACATCGACGTGCAGCAGTCGGCTACGCCCAGCATCGGCGTTATGGGCGGGGGCATGGACGACCTGTCGATGATGAATATTCAGGAGATGATCGGCAATATGATGCCGAAGAAAGGCAAGAAACGGAAAGTGACCATCGCTGAAGCCCGCACGATTATGCTGGAAGAAGAAGCCGCCAAGCTGATCGATATGGACGAGGTGAAGGAGGAAGCCATCCGCAAAGCCGAAGACGCCGGGATTATTTTCATCGACGAAATCGACAAGGTAGCGTCGGCGCGGTCGGGCAATGGCGGGGGTGGCCCCGACGTGAGCCGGGAAGGCGTTCAGCGCGACCTATTGCCGATTGTTGAAGGCAGCACGGTCAACACGAAGTACGGATCGATTCACACCGACCACATTCTGTTTATCGCGGCCGGAGCGTTCCACGTCGCCAAACCCAGCGATCTGATTCCTGAATTGCAGGGGCGTTTCCCGATCCGGGTGGAGTTGCAGAGCCTGTCGGAAGACGATTTCTACCAGATTTTGAAAGAACCGAAAAACGCGCTGACCAAGCAGTACGAAGCCATGTTGCAGGCCGAATCGGTGTCGCTCGCCTTCAACGACGACGCCCTGCGCGAACTGGCAAAAATTGCGTTCGAGGTCAACAGCGAGGTCGAAAACATCGGGGCGCGTCGGCTGCAAACGGTATTAAGTCAGCTGATGAACGATTTCATGTTCGACATCCCCGACGTGATCGGGGCTAACGCGCAGGTGGTCGTGACGAAAGAACTGGTGCAGGAAAAACTGACCGGCCTTGTCAAAAACCGGGATCTAAGCCAGTTCATTTTGTAGAGACCGGTGCGCCCGGCAGTCGCGTCTTCATGTAACCCACTTATCGTGAAACAGCTTCGCTCGTTTGGGCAGATTGCGGGCCGGGCCTTTACCAACCTGGCCGAGAATGACCCCATTCGGATGGCGGCAGCGACGGCGTTTTTCAGCTTTTTTGCGCTGCCGCCCATCGTTATCATCCTGACGCAGCTCTACGGACAGGTACTTGCCGACGCCGACCGGCAGATCAGCACGGAGTTGTTTCGCACGATGGCCGATTTGTTTGGCTGGCAGAGTGCCCGGCAGTTGCAGGATATTTCGCAGCGGCTGCAACAACCCCGCGCCAACGGCTGGCTGACGGCCCTCAGCGTGGCCCTGCTCCTGCTGGCCTCGACAACGCTGTTTGCGATCATTAAAAATTCGCTGAATCAGTTGTGGCAGGTGAAGCACGCGGCCCATCGACGATGGTGGGCATCAGCCGCCGACCGGGCCATCGCTTTCGGGTTGATTCTGTTTACGGGCCTGCTGGTGCTGGGGTCGTTTCTGGTGCAGCAGATGCTGATGCCCCTAAAAACGCAATTGGCAAGTTCGTTTCCACCACCGTTCTGGCTCATGGCCACCGGGCGTTTTCTGCTGTCGACGGTTTTGCTGACGCTGTGGCTATGTGTACTCTTCAAGTACCTGCCCGACATTAAAATCCGCTGGCAGGCTGTGTGGCGGGGTGCGCTCGTTACGGCCCTGCTCTTCGGCGTAGGCGAACAGATTCTCGACCGGCTGCTGATAAAAAGCCCGGTCGGGGCACTCTACGGCCGGTCGGGGGCTATTATCCTGATCCTGCTGTTTATCTTCTACTCCGCCCTGATCCTGTACTACGGCGCCAGCTTCACCCGCGAATACGCCAGTTGGCTCCACCTCGACGCCCAACCGGCGTCCGACGCGGTCGCGTACCAGATTCAGGAACTGCCGGGGGATAATGACCTCAGCGATAACCTCACCCCGGCCCCTCTCCTAAACAGGAGAGGGGTGACTAGCCGCGAATCAGCCTGCGGCCAGTACATTGTTTAAGTCTAGATATTTAATGGAGTGAGGTAATACTAACTCCATAAGTAACATTGTAGTCGCTAGTCGTTGGAGTCACCCCTCTCCTGTTTTGGGAGAGGGGCTGGGGGTGAGGGAATTTCTAAAACAATAACTGTCTCACCAGCCCTGTAACCTGCCCGATCGCCCGGTCGGTGTCGGCGCGCTTACGGTCGGGTGGGTCGAACCGGTTAAACGGACGCAGGTCGAGCACGAATGTTTCGTCGATTGTATCGCCTTCGATGGGGGTATAGCGTTTGTAACCGCCCACCACAACGGGCATCAGGCCATGCGCCGTTTTGAACCGCATCAGTACCGACATCAGCAGTTGCTCCACCAGCGCAGCCGATACGTCTTCCGCCGGTATAAACTGGACATACGCCAGATTTCGGTCGACCAGGGTTTGCGCATCAGCGTCGTAATGCCCTTCGCAGCTGGCAAACGTCTGTACGAGTCCGGTAGCGTTCAGCGCATCGACCAGGGGGCGAATGCCGGGTTCAATTGTGTCGGCGGGGTGATTCATATGCAGGAGATAGGATAAAGCACAGTAAGCGTATTTGTTACCAGTCCGGCGGCACCAGACAGGAGGCCAGCCGGTAGTTCGTTATTTCGGGCGGGTGACCAGATAACCCACGGCCAGCAGGGCCAGTCCGGCCGATGCACCAAACGAAACGTACATTCCCTGCGCCATACCGAAGCGGTTGAGCAGCCAGCCCGCAGCCACGGCCCCAATGCCAATGCCTGCTTCCAGCGCAATGTACATGGTCGCCATGGCGCGGCCCCGCGTCGCTTCATCGCTCAAATCAGCTGTCCAGGCCGTTATCGTCGGCGAATTCATACCCCACGACATGCCAAACAGCACAGCCGCCGTCCAGAATAGGATCGTCGAATGGGTAAACATCAGCGTCGCCAT is part of the Spirosoma rhododendri genome and encodes:
- a CDS encoding M28 family metallopeptidase, which encodes MLNRSTLLLLAGLLTNQVQAQTTTDSLPVAIQQTAKSVQPQNIEAHMRYLSDDKLKGRKPGTEGYEMAARYVQDQLKSFGFKPAGEKGTYRQAVPLRRAQVREDRSNLTFVRNGRDLPMTYGKQYVLSPNFGSQTSDVSAPLVFMGYGIDAPELGHDDYKGVDVKGKIVVCVNGAPASFPSNERAYFGSAKAELAAAHGAVGLLTFSLPSDVGSRIMAASPRARQATYRWTDANGKAQRTYPELRVVGALSDSTARLLFDGAPVSFMDAITQTRKGAITPVALPLSVKAHTDTEQNDGLIGENVVAVLPGSDPVLKNEYVVYVSHLDHLGVGRPVKGDSIFNGAHDNASGTAINLETARLLASLPTAPRRSILFVGVTGEEMGLLGSDYFASNPTVSKDKIIANLTLDMPFFFHPLLDIVPYGAQHSSMGRSVNTAARFVGVKIAPDPIPEQAVFMRSDHFSFVRQGIPAIYIKSGSTTGDSRDGTKLNLDWRATIYHTPQDDMNQPFDWTAAGRHAQLQFLIGYLTAQADARPVWNAGDFFGTKFGPASASRP
- a CDS encoding phytoene desaturase family protein, producing the protein MNYDAVVVGSGPNGLSAAITLQRAGLGVLLLEGKPTVGGGMRTAELTLPGFHHDICSAIHPLGAGSPFFQTLPLADFGLTFANPPIAAAHPLDGGRAAVLRGSVADTAAGLGVDSETYARLMGPIVNDWPTMAGDVLGPLRWPEHPIDMASFGVSAVPPVTLLTKRFQTEEAQALFAGMAAHSIQPLTNLTTSAIALVLLAAGHLHNWPIPIGGSQRIADALAGYFKSIGGTIETDRMVRSMADIPPARAVLFDLTPKQILQITGDRFSALYRKQLENYRYGFGVFKVDWALDGPIPFTNADCRQAGTIHLGGTLEEITAGEQAVADGKHPDKPYVLLAQQSLFDDTRAPDGKHTVWAYCHVPNGSTVDQTDIIERQIERFAPGFRDRILSRHTMNTEQMEAYNPNYIGGDINGGIIDIGQLFTRPVISLSPYKTSADGLYICSSSTPPGGGVHGMCGYHAARVALADVFDKPVPFALARG
- a CDS encoding acyl-CoA carboxylase subunit beta is translated as MQPASSDTTAQTTNHKPTKPELLAQKNAEAELGGGQKRIDAQHAKGKLTARERIALLVDDGSFEEIGKFVMHRTRDFGLDKEHYLGDGVVTGYGTVEGRLVYVFAQDFTVFGGALSETHAEKICKLMDLAMQNGAPIIGLNDSGGARIQEGVLSLAGYADIFYRNTKASGVIPQLSAIMGPCAGGAVYSPAITDFIFMVEHTSYMFVTGPNVVKTVTHEEVTAEELGGASTHSTKSGVTHFACANELACIQQLKQLLSYIPQNCEDDPIRLPYESTDESRPALDSLIPAGANQPYDMREVIDELVDMGSFMEVHKNYAENIVVGFARIAGRSIGVVGNQPAVLAGVLDSNASTKAARFVRFCDCFNIPLLVLEDVPGFLPGTDQEWNGIISNGAKLLYAFCEATVPRVTVITRKAYGGAYDVMNSKHIGADLNYAWPSAEIAVMGASGAAEIIFKREIAEAADPQAKLQEKVLDYTEKFANPYRAANRGYIDEVIMPADTRKKLIRAFGMLKNKVAAMPKKKHGNIPL
- the porQ gene encoding type IX secretion system protein PorQ; amino-acid sequence: MGRFLLYALLLLTTKIGFAQTLGGQRVFSFLDLPTHARVAALGGQVATATQPSAPYFQNNPALADSLPTNQLSISLMPYLAAAKYYTLQYGLPVKPRTDRRTSWSVGMQYLSYGQFDLTDPAGNKLGTFTANDYALGLTHARTEGNFTLGATIKAVGSSIETYSAFGLLADFGGVWRHPKRELTFGLTAKNVGYLFKNYGPANADLPFDLQAGVTVKPLHAPIRLTLTAHHLQRFDIAYNDTNLNVRYDLSGNPIPTSISTVEKVARHLSIGAELLLSRNVQLLVGYNHQKRQEGRLTTGSGLAGISFGAMVQARGFQLTYARFSAAPTAGTSQLSLSIDINRFLR